A region from the Acidobacteriota bacterium genome encodes:
- a CDS encoding transaldolase family protein, giving the protein MTESTSTCLWNDSASVQELSYSIEHGAVGATCNPVIVLGVLKKEIKAWKGRIQELIETRPAATEHEIAWQLVRDVSIQAAALLEPIFDKQRGTNGRLSIQTDPRLFRDSDALVKQAVEFSRLAPNMIVKIPVSQAGIPAIEEATYQGISINATVCFTLPQCVAVAEAVERGLKRREAEGKSIATMGPVCTIMVGRLDDWLRVLVEKDNVAIDPGYMEWAGVAVFKKTYQLFQERGYRLRLLSAAFRNPMHWSEFIGGDVVISPPYAWQVRLNASDIEVRSRINDPVPAKVVEQLLEKFPDFCRSYNEGGLAPTEFDSFGPNRRTLRQFITACHDLDGVVRDFMVPNPDAI; this is encoded by the coding sequence ATGACGGAGTCCACGTCCACGTGTTTGTGGAACGATTCCGCATCCGTGCAGGAACTCTCGTATTCGATCGAGCACGGAGCGGTTGGAGCGACCTGCAATCCTGTGATTGTCCTCGGTGTCTTGAAGAAGGAAATCAAGGCGTGGAAGGGTCGAATTCAAGAACTGATTGAGACACGTCCGGCGGCGACCGAGCATGAGATCGCCTGGCAGTTGGTTCGCGATGTTTCCATTCAAGCGGCTGCCCTGCTGGAGCCGATCTTCGACAAACAGCGGGGAACAAATGGCCGGCTCTCGATTCAGACCGACCCCCGTCTGTTTCGGGACAGCGATGCACTCGTGAAGCAGGCGGTGGAGTTCAGCCGTCTTGCGCCTAACATGATCGTGAAGATTCCGGTTTCGCAAGCGGGAATCCCCGCGATCGAAGAGGCAACGTATCAAGGTATTAGCATCAACGCGACCGTGTGCTTCACCCTCCCGCAATGTGTCGCCGTGGCCGAGGCCGTCGAGCGGGGACTGAAGCGCCGCGAAGCGGAAGGGAAAAGCATCGCGACCATGGGGCCCGTGTGCACGATCATGGTCGGCCGACTGGACGACTGGCTCAGGGTCTTGGTGGAAAAAGACAACGTTGCCATTGATCCCGGCTACATGGAATGGGCGGGTGTAGCGGTATTCAAGAAGACGTATCAACTATTTCAGGAACGTGGTTACCGGCTCCGGCTCCTCTCAGCTGCATTTCGCAATCCCATGCATTGGAGCGAATTCATCGGCGGCGACGTGGTGATTTCGCCGCCCTATGCATGGCAGGTACGGTTGAATGCGAGCGATATCGAGGTGCGATCCCGTATCAACGACCCTGTCCCTGCGAAGGTGGTCGAGCAACTGTTGGAGAAGTTCCCAGATTTCTGCCGCTCTTATAACGAAGGGGGCTTGGCGCCAACGGAGTTTGACTCCTTTGGCCCGAACCGGCGAACTCTTCGGCAATTCATCACCGCCTGTCACGATCTCGACGGGGTGGTGCGCGACTTCATGGTTCCAAATCCTGACGCAATCTAG
- a CDS encoding Gfo/Idh/MocA family oxidoreductase, whose translation MQKGKLGVAVLGVGEMGQRHAENLRRLVPRARLVAVADVSGERARKVAADLEIEDSYDSLEAMLECKGVDAVVIATPDKFHAASVKAAAAAGKDILCEKPLGLTLAEAHDLLAAVDKAGVRLQVGFMRRYDPGYAAAMKRIEAGEIGVPVVFKSIGRDKDGAPLVAYQSGINGMLFYANTIHDFDLARWLMQDEVSEVHAFTTVAIRPELAQFGDVVASVVNLKYGRGAIGNIESNAQALYGYDVRTEIVGSKGSIMVGSLLGTPATVLTRSGSMQMTTDHYLTSFSEAYRAEMLDFVDCILGDSEPRVTGKDGLQALAIAVAAEKSHRNGKTAAVTDERLAEAS comes from the coding sequence ATGCAAAAAGGAAAGCTGGGAGTCGCAGTGCTTGGCGTCGGGGAGATGGGGCAGCGGCATGCCGAGAATCTTCGGCGGCTCGTGCCCAGAGCCCGGCTGGTGGCCGTGGCGGACGTCTCTGGCGAGCGCGCACGCAAGGTCGCGGCGGATCTCGAAATCGAAGATTCCTACGACAGCCTGGAAGCGATGCTGGAATGCAAGGGCGTCGACGCTGTCGTGATCGCAACTCCCGACAAATTTCACGCCGCAAGCGTCAAGGCAGCCGCTGCGGCCGGCAAAGACATCCTTTGTGAGAAGCCCCTTGGATTGACCCTCGCCGAGGCACACGACTTGTTAGCGGCGGTGGACAAGGCGGGCGTCCGTCTCCAGGTTGGCTTTATGCGCCGCTACGATCCGGGTTATGCCGCGGCCATGAAGCGCATCGAGGCGGGTGAAATCGGAGTTCCGGTGGTATTCAAGTCGATCGGGCGAGACAAGGATGGCGCACCGCTGGTGGCCTATCAGTCGGGGATCAATGGAATGTTGTTTTACGCGAACACCATTCACGACTTTGACCTGGCGAGATGGCTAATGCAGGACGAGGTTTCCGAAGTTCACGCCTTTACAACCGTCGCCATTCGCCCTGAACTCGCGCAGTTTGGAGACGTGGTTGCCAGCGTAGTGAATCTTAAGTATGGGCGCGGCGCGATCGGAAACATCGAGTCCAACGCGCAGGCCCTCTATGGCTACGACGTACGCACAGAAATCGTCGGATCGAAAGGTTCCATCATGGTGGGAAGTCTGCTGGGTACGCCTGCAACGGTGTTGACCCGCAGCGGGAGTATGCAAATGACAACGGATCACTACCTCACATCTTTTTCAGAAGCCTATCGAGCGGAGATGCTGGATTTTGTCGACTGCATCCTGGGGGATAGCGAACCTCGCGTTACCGGCAAGGATGGCCTGCAAGCTCTGGCGATTGCCGTGGCGGCCGAGAAGTCACACCGCAACGGAAAGACGGCGGCCGTGACGGACGAGCGTCTTGCTGAAGCATCGTGA
- a CDS encoding TIM barrel protein, translated as MSEVTERFLFASAPDSWGVLDYSGPSWEQSYEKMLDEMVAAGYRGTELGPYGFFPTDPNVLRPQLAKRGLSLLGSFVPVRMDEARSATVIERIRKVGQLLADLKAPFLVLADDQSVGRNSFSGRTYDKDCPSLSAEQWRNVGTLVADAEKVANDFGLDLVFHPHVATYVETPEECERFFDASSHTNVGLCLDTGHCLYGQGDPIKEAAKYRNKLRFVHIKDCNGKVLEEARARKWTFEEAIEHKVFTIIGQGDIDFPEFFQTLVKTGYSGWSVVEQDVKFGDPTIRPAESVAESLKYLRGVVGKLEAVTK; from the coding sequence ATGAGCGAAGTCACAGAACGGTTCCTGTTCGCGTCGGCACCTGACAGTTGGGGTGTGTTGGACTATTCCGGACCCTCGTGGGAGCAGTCCTACGAAAAGATGCTCGACGAGATGGTGGCAGCCGGTTACCGGGGGACGGAACTCGGACCGTATGGCTTTTTCCCGACCGATCCCAATGTACTTCGGCCGCAACTCGCCAAGCGAGGTCTCTCCTTGCTTGGCTCCTTTGTGCCCGTCCGGATGGATGAAGCACGTTCGGCCACGGTGATTGAGAGGATCCGGAAGGTCGGTCAATTGCTCGCAGACCTGAAAGCGCCGTTCCTGGTACTGGCGGACGATCAATCGGTTGGGCGGAATAGTTTCTCGGGGCGGACTTACGACAAAGATTGCCCGTCCTTGAGCGCTGAACAGTGGCGGAATGTAGGAACTCTGGTTGCCGATGCGGAGAAAGTTGCCAACGACTTCGGCCTGGATCTCGTTTTCCATCCCCACGTCGCAACCTACGTGGAAACGCCCGAGGAATGTGAAAGATTTTTTGACGCGAGTTCCCATACCAACGTCGGGCTGTGCCTGGATACGGGGCATTGCCTGTATGGACAAGGCGATCCGATCAAGGAAGCAGCAAAATATAGGAACAAACTGCGCTTCGTTCACATCAAGGATTGCAACGGGAAGGTGTTGGAAGAAGCGCGCGCCAGGAAATGGACCTTCGAAGAAGCCATTGAACACAAGGTCTTCACGATTATCGGACAGGGGGACATTGATTTCCCCGAGTTCTTCCAGACGCTCGTCAAGACAGGTTATTCAGGTTGGTCGGTGGTGGAGCAGGATGTAAAGTTTGGCGATCCCACGATTCGGCCGGCGGAGAGTGTGGCCGAGAGCCTGAAATATTTGCGGGGCGTTGTCGGCAAACTTGAAGCCGTCACGAAATAA
- a CDS encoding aldehyde dehydrogenase family protein yields MGAVISPVQIDSGVAEFIDKPRKMLIDGKWVTAISGKTFATYNPATGEILAHVAEGDKGDVDAAVKAARKAFESGPWPRMSATQRGKLIWKLGDLIEANVEKFAMLETLDNGKPLTVARAADVPLAADLFRYMAGWANKLEGTTIPLSVPYTPKAKYLAYTLREPVGVVAQIIPWNFPLLMAAWKLGPALAAGNTVILKPAEQTPLTALLLGELIMEAGFPDGVVNIVPGFGETAGAALAAHPDVDKVAFTGSTEVGKLIVYAATGNLKKVTLELGGKSPNVVFKDADLDAAIGGAASAIFFNQGQTCCAGSRLFVERSAFDQVVEGVSAQAKKIKVGPGMDPETSMGPLVSDEQLRRVCDYLDIGMAEGARAVTGGKKFGDKGYFVEPTVLVDTKDDMRIVQEEIFGPVVVATPFDDPEELAIRANNSVYGLAAGIWTRDLSKAHRTAAVLRAGTVWINCFNIFDAGLPFGGYKQSGWGREMGKDVLDLYTQTKAVCTRI; encoded by the coding sequence ATGGGTGCCGTAATTTCTCCAGTTCAGATTGATTCGGGCGTTGCCGAGTTCATCGATAAACCGCGCAAGATGCTGATTGATGGCAAGTGGGTGACGGCCATCTCGGGCAAGACTTTTGCTACCTATAACCCCGCGACCGGCGAAATTTTGGCCCACGTCGCGGAGGGCGACAAAGGCGATGTCGACGCGGCCGTGAAAGCCGCGCGGAAGGCGTTTGAGAGTGGTCCGTGGCCGCGCATGAGCGCAACCCAGCGCGGCAAGCTGATCTGGAAGCTGGGCGATCTGATCGAAGCGAACGTGGAAAAGTTCGCAATGCTGGAAACACTCGATAACGGCAAGCCCCTCACGGTCGCTCGCGCCGCGGACGTTCCCCTAGCCGCCGATCTCTTCCGCTACATGGCAGGATGGGCGAACAAACTGGAAGGAACTACGATTCCACTCTCCGTTCCTTATACGCCGAAGGCGAAGTATCTCGCTTACACGTTGCGGGAGCCGGTCGGTGTGGTGGCGCAGATCATTCCGTGGAATTTCCCGTTACTCATGGCGGCGTGGAAGTTGGGCCCGGCGTTGGCAGCAGGGAACACCGTGATCCTGAAGCCGGCGGAGCAAACACCGCTCACGGCGCTGCTTCTCGGCGAACTGATCATGGAAGCTGGGTTCCCGGACGGCGTGGTCAACATCGTCCCCGGATTTGGCGAAACTGCGGGAGCGGCTCTGGCTGCGCATCCGGACGTAGACAAAGTTGCGTTCACCGGGTCGACCGAAGTTGGCAAACTGATTGTGTATGCTGCGACCGGCAACCTGAAAAAAGTCACGCTCGAACTGGGAGGGAAGTCGCCGAACGTGGTGTTCAAGGATGCGGACCTCGACGCCGCTATCGGTGGCGCAGCGAGCGCGATCTTCTTCAACCAGGGACAAACCTGCTGCGCCGGATCGCGTCTATTTGTCGAACGGTCCGCGTTTGATCAGGTCGTAGAAGGAGTGTCCGCGCAGGCGAAGAAGATCAAGGTCGGGCCTGGCATGGATCCCGAGACCAGCATGGGACCGCTGGTTTCCGACGAGCAACTTCGGCGCGTGTGTGACTACCTCGACATCGGCATGGCCGAAGGCGCTCGTGCTGTGACTGGCGGCAAGAAGTTCGGCGATAAAGGATACTTCGTCGAACCGACCGTATTAGTCGATACCAAGGACGATATGCGGATTGTGCAGGAAGAAATCTTCGGACCGGTGGTGGTCGCAACGCCGTTCGATGATCCTGAAGAACTCGCTATCCGGGCCAACAACAGCGTGTACGGCTTAGCCGCAGGTATCTGGACGCGCGATCTATCCAAAGCGCACCGGACTGCAGCGGTGCTGCGTGCCGGCACCGTTTGGATAAACTGCTTCAATATTTTCGACGCTGGTCTGCCCTTCGGAGGCTATAAACAGTCCGGATGGGGCCGCGAAATGGGTAAGGACGTGCTCGATCTCTATACCCAAACCAAGGCGGTGTGTACACGGATTTAG
- a CDS encoding M48 family metalloprotease, with amino-acid sequence MTVTNWLSPEVMRPAGWALLHFVWQGTALAALAAVAMAPFRKASARYLLAVATLLLMFAAPVATFSYYRNADAVSTSAPAAPAAVLSPVAVWKAPAHVSATTGSNAPDLFPIVVQLWLIGVAIFSMRSAGGFFLLERMRRRQSVPVSTELSEICSELQNRLGLTRAIRYAQCQWLDAPAVIGWFRPIVFLPLTALTGLSDAQLQAVIVHELAHIKRLDSFVNAFQVVVETLLFYHPAVWWLNRRIRLERENCCDDAAIALCGNALEYARALTMMEEWRVAPALAMAANRGPLSARIMRLLGIGNLRSGIRGIGLTSSALCLTVALLAGNAIFGIGIARKVSAQAVPAAPQPPKAVTAPKAPAKASRVSTPEVPETPETPESAGSYIDSIKAAGLGDVDVDELVAMKIQGVTAPYIREIQAEGLHPDVDDLIAMKVQGVTPEYIRGLRATGVTAPVDEIIAMKVQGIDGEYIRAMQAAGFKPDADEIIAMKVQSVTPEYVNALKAEGIEAGGDEIIGMKVQGVTAEYVREIRALGLKPNADEIIAMRVQGITPEYIKALQAAGFKFDVDELIDAKVQGVTPEFIERARKHGFQNLTMEKLIQLRQLGVLDKAGEI; translated from the coding sequence ATGACCGTGACGAACTGGCTATCTCCTGAAGTGATGCGGCCCGCAGGATGGGCGCTGTTGCATTTCGTATGGCAGGGAACAGCGTTGGCGGCGCTGGCTGCAGTCGCAATGGCGCCCTTCCGCAAAGCTTCGGCGCGCTACCTGTTGGCGGTTGCAACTTTGTTGCTGATGTTCGCGGCTCCGGTCGCAACATTTTCCTACTACCGCAACGCAGATGCCGTTTCGACTTCGGCACCGGCGGCGCCAGCGGCCGTACTCTCGCCGGTTGCGGTGTGGAAGGCGCCTGCGCATGTCTCCGCAACGACCGGTTCGAATGCTCCTGACTTGTTCCCGATCGTCGTGCAACTGTGGCTGATTGGCGTCGCGATTTTCAGTATGCGAAGTGCTGGCGGATTCTTTCTGCTGGAACGGATGCGCCGGAGGCAGTCTGTCCCGGTGAGCACCGAGCTGAGCGAAATCTGTTCTGAATTGCAGAACCGTCTTGGACTGACGCGGGCGATTCGTTATGCGCAATGCCAGTGGCTCGACGCACCGGCTGTCATCGGATGGTTTCGTCCCATCGTATTTCTGCCGCTCACGGCGCTGACTGGGCTTTCCGACGCGCAACTGCAGGCTGTGATCGTTCATGAACTGGCGCATATCAAGCGGCTGGATTCGTTCGTCAACGCTTTCCAGGTAGTGGTTGAGACTTTGTTGTTCTATCACCCGGCGGTGTGGTGGTTGAATCGGCGCATTCGCTTGGAGCGCGAGAATTGCTGTGATGATGCTGCGATTGCGCTGTGCGGCAACGCTCTGGAGTATGCCCGCGCCCTCACGATGATGGAAGAGTGGCGAGTCGCTCCGGCGCTCGCGATGGCTGCGAACCGCGGTCCGCTATCGGCGCGCATCATGCGCTTGCTCGGGATCGGCAATCTGCGTTCTGGAATTCGTGGCATCGGACTGACTTCGAGCGCGTTATGCCTGACGGTCGCGCTGCTGGCGGGGAATGCCATTTTTGGCATCGGCATCGCTCGCAAGGTGAGCGCACAAGCCGTACCGGCTGCTCCGCAGCCGCCAAAAGCGGTTACAGCTCCGAAAGCCCCGGCCAAGGCGTCGCGCGTCTCGACGCCAGAAGTTCCCGAAACTCCCGAAACGCCGGAATCAGCCGGTTCCTACATCGACTCAATCAAGGCAGCCGGATTGGGCGATGTGGACGTCGATGAACTGGTTGCGATGAAAATTCAAGGTGTCACGGCGCCTTACATACGCGAAATTCAAGCGGAGGGCCTGCATCCGGATGTCGACGATCTTATCGCCATGAAGGTCCAGGGAGTGACGCCCGAATATATTCGCGGACTGCGCGCCACTGGTGTGACCGCGCCGGTTGACGAAATCATTGCCATGAAAGTGCAAGGCATCGATGGGGAATATATCCGGGCCATGCAAGCGGCGGGATTCAAGCCAGACGCCGACGAAATCATCGCGATGAAAGTGCAGAGTGTCACTCCGGAATATGTGAATGCGCTCAAGGCGGAGGGGATCGAGGCCGGTGGCGACGAGATTATCGGCATGAAGGTGCAGGGTGTGACGGCCGAGTATGTCCGTGAAATACGCGCCCTGGGCTTGAAGCCGAACGCCGACGAAATCATCGCCATGCGCGTGCAAGGCATAACGCCGGAATACATCAAGGCGTTGCAGGCGGCGGGATTCAAGTTCGACGTCGATGAACTGATTGACGCGAAAGTGCAGGGCGTGACGCCCGAGTTCATCGAGCGGGCCCGCAAGCATGGCTTCCAGAACCTGACCATGGAAAAACTGATTCAACTCCGGCAACTCGGCGTGCTGGATAAAGCGGGCGAGATCTAG
- a CDS encoding BlaI/MecI/CopY family transcriptional regulator, with protein MKQPPQKPTASELEILRVLWTRGPSTVREVHDALGEKKDIGYTSVLKFLQIMTAKGTVRRNETQRAHVYEACLPAEQTKRQLASDMLERVFEGSASQLMLHALAGTKTSREEIEELRRLLNEHERNRR; from the coding sequence ATGAAGCAACCCCCGCAAAAGCCTACCGCTTCGGAGCTGGAAATCCTGCGTGTGCTGTGGACGCGCGGTCCGTCCACCGTGCGCGAGGTTCACGATGCGCTTGGTGAGAAGAAAGATATTGGATACACCAGCGTCCTGAAATTTCTGCAAATAATGACGGCCAAAGGGACGGTTCGGCGAAACGAAACACAGCGTGCGCACGTCTATGAAGCATGCCTGCCCGCCGAGCAGACTAAGCGCCAACTGGCTAGCGATATGTTAGAGCGCGTTTTTGAAGGCTCCGCAAGCCAACTGATGCTGCATGCGCTCGCCGGCACCAAGACTTCGCGCGAAGAGATCGAGGAATTGCGCCGTCTGCTGAACGAACATGAAAGGAACCGCCGATGA
- a CDS encoding SpoIIE family protein phosphatase, producing the protein MASDPFLSWANRTVLRPGRDVPYLSIQDIVVFVRDLEVSKRFYVDLLGFELVTDQCLPTGVRWIEVAPPDGSANLALVEPKPDRPEYKLIGGYRWVLFMTEDVHATYKEWSERGVRFLFAPETPGWGGTYTRFEDPDGNAFGLEGFDEVRRSLELQRKEQAEKLEAERRVAHELEIARQVQARLFPQIQPELKTVEYAGICLQARQVGGDYFDFLNLGTQRLGLIIGDVSGKGIAAALLMANLQASLRSQSALAFDQPEALLRSVNRLFYENTHDSAYASLLFADYDDATRRLRYANCGHLCGLLLRSDGSIEKLGSTSMLLGLFEEWDCCMQEQELFPGDVLALYTDGVTEATNDQGEEFGERLLIEALQQHRELSCQALLAAIVDGVRHFGSQEQQDDITAIVAKFKASE; encoded by the coding sequence ATGGCCAGCGATCCCTTCCTGTCGTGGGCGAACCGGACCGTGCTACGCCCGGGACGCGACGTGCCGTACCTGAGCATCCAGGACATCGTAGTTTTCGTTCGCGATCTGGAAGTGAGTAAGCGGTTCTACGTCGACCTGCTGGGTTTCGAACTGGTGACGGACCAGTGTCTTCCCACCGGCGTCCGTTGGATTGAGGTGGCACCTCCCGACGGCAGCGCCAATCTTGCGCTGGTTGAGCCCAAGCCTGACCGTCCCGAATACAAGCTGATTGGCGGCTACCGCTGGGTTCTCTTCATGACAGAAGATGTCCACGCCACGTACAAGGAATGGAGTGAACGCGGGGTTCGATTTTTGTTTGCGCCAGAGACGCCGGGTTGGGGCGGGACCTATACACGGTTCGAGGATCCAGACGGGAATGCGTTTGGACTCGAAGGGTTCGATGAGGTAAGGCGAAGCCTGGAATTGCAGCGGAAAGAACAGGCGGAAAAACTCGAAGCCGAACGCCGCGTTGCCCACGAACTGGAAATCGCCCGGCAGGTGCAGGCGCGGTTGTTTCCTCAGATTCAGCCGGAGTTGAAGACCGTTGAGTACGCAGGCATTTGCCTGCAGGCGCGGCAGGTCGGAGGGGACTATTTCGATTTCCTGAACCTCGGGACGCAGCGGCTGGGGCTGATCATCGGCGACGTTTCCGGCAAGGGGATCGCCGCCGCTCTGCTGATGGCGAATCTGCAGGCCAGCCTCCGGAGCCAGTCGGCGCTGGCCTTCGATCAGCCCGAAGCATTGCTAAGATCCGTCAATCGCCTGTTCTATGAGAACACCCATGACAGCGCCTACGCCTCGCTTCTGTTTGCCGACTACGACGACGCGACGCGGCGACTGCGCTACGCCAATTGCGGACATCTGTGTGGCCTCTTGCTGCGAAGCGATGGCAGCATTGAGAAGCTGGGGTCGACCAGCATGTTGCTGGGGCTCTTCGAGGAATGGGATTGCTGCATGCAGGAGCAAGAACTCTTTCCAGGCGACGTGCTCGCGCTCTACACCGACGGCGTTACCGAAGCCACTAACGATCAAGGAGAAGAATTTGGCGAGCGGCTACTGATTGAAGCGCTGCAGCAACATCGGGAATTGTCGTGCCAGGCCTTGCTGGCCGCAATCGTGGACGGCGTTCGGCACTTCGGATCTCAGGAACAACAAGACGACATAACGGCAATCGTCGCGAAGTTCAAGGCCAGCGAGTAA
- a CDS encoding Eco57I restriction-modification methylase domain-containing protein, translating into MFALKTNRLDYSGGGGNQTVFIRCKSDDLARLEHKPHFPGSDFHITIYDGTSKAFGQSLLGELQRFKWGVRVPLSGKVGLTVKELKNSNRRATRPEPVYDPVTKQLFWTITGHDLSWSYMAGLQDGERLALCRAILKSLFRETRHYERVSPRKKKFQNGTVSDSAIPRLPAVHLTPPELAREIAGYAVSQIENDDEPIDFGDPAVGTGAFYGALLQLLPPKRIASAIGVDINREQVAAAQWRWADKGMEVLNGDYLHMDRLPPRNLVLANPPYLRHQSIPRKYKSRLLERASIRTDIRVSARSGLYVYFLLLAHDWMSEGGVAAWLIPSEFMRSIYGSAVRQYLTQKVELLRVHVYGQTAPQFENVEVLPAIVVFRNRKPKPEHTVLMTAGGDLRTPETQEFVTVKDLGCSRTWNVPLRRKKEESGQFRIGDLFIVRRGIATGANDFFVVTREHAKSLGIPGFSLKPLLPKVKALGTDIVEAESDGYPKVSPQLCVIDCDLPETAIRKRYPRLMAYLNTAKNLGLLKRRLLADRNPWYKQEHRDPPIFLCTYMGRGSHGKPPLRFIWNRSQAIATNTYLLLYPRPSLAEMLSRDPTAASRVFAMLQQTAEVGFREYGRVHAGGLVKIEPRELLEVRLEVPSSLAIDAITDQQEFFR; encoded by the coding sequence ATGTTCGCGCTCAAAACCAACCGTTTAGATTACTCGGGCGGAGGGGGGAATCAGACCGTATTCATTAGGTGCAAGTCAGACGATTTGGCGCGGCTTGAGCACAAGCCCCACTTTCCTGGCAGTGATTTCCACATCACTATTTATGACGGTACGTCCAAAGCATTTGGCCAAAGCCTGCTCGGCGAACTGCAGCGATTCAAATGGGGTGTCCGCGTCCCGCTGTCGGGCAAAGTTGGTCTAACAGTCAAGGAACTCAAGAACTCAAATCGGCGCGCCACCAGGCCGGAGCCCGTATACGACCCTGTTACTAAACAACTGTTTTGGACCATCACGGGGCATGATTTGTCTTGGTCGTACATGGCGGGGCTCCAGGACGGAGAACGTCTGGCGTTGTGTAGGGCAATCCTTAAGAGCTTATTCCGCGAGACGCGCCACTATGAACGGGTCTCGCCACGGAAGAAAAAGTTTCAGAATGGCACAGTCAGCGACTCGGCAATTCCGAGACTTCCAGCGGTCCACTTGACGCCGCCAGAGCTTGCTCGTGAAATCGCCGGTTATGCGGTTAGCCAAATTGAGAATGATGATGAGCCAATTGATTTTGGCGACCCGGCGGTTGGTACCGGCGCGTTCTACGGGGCCCTCCTACAACTGCTTCCCCCTAAAAGAATAGCCTCCGCGATTGGAGTGGATATTAACCGTGAGCAGGTCGCCGCCGCGCAATGGCGGTGGGCGGATAAAGGTATGGAGGTGCTGAACGGGGATTATCTTCATATGGATCGTTTACCGCCACGAAACCTTGTTTTGGCGAATCCGCCGTACCTACGACACCAATCCATCCCTCGGAAGTATAAAAGTCGACTGCTAGAGCGCGCTTCAATCCGGACTGACATTCGAGTGAGTGCCCGATCTGGTCTGTACGTTTATTTCTTGCTCTTGGCTCACGATTGGATGAGCGAGGGTGGAGTTGCGGCATGGCTGATCCCGAGCGAATTCATGCGGTCAATCTATGGTTCTGCCGTGCGTCAATACCTTACGCAGAAGGTAGAACTTCTTCGTGTGCATGTATACGGACAAACTGCGCCTCAATTCGAGAACGTGGAAGTATTGCCGGCTATCGTCGTCTTCCGAAATCGAAAGCCAAAACCGGAGCACACTGTCCTAATGACTGCGGGTGGAGATCTCAGGACCCCTGAAACCCAGGAGTTCGTTACCGTCAAGGACCTCGGATGTTCTCGGACGTGGAATGTGCCACTACGTCGCAAGAAAGAGGAAAGCGGTCAGTTCCGGATAGGGGATCTTTTTATCGTTCGAAGAGGTATAGCGACTGGGGCGAACGACTTCTTTGTCGTGACCAGGGAGCACGCAAAGTCGCTTGGTATTCCCGGGTTTTCGCTAAAGCCCTTGCTCCCGAAGGTGAAGGCGCTCGGAACAGATATTGTCGAAGCTGAATCAGATGGGTATCCGAAGGTATCGCCTCAACTATGTGTTATTGACTGCGACTTGCCCGAAACTGCAATTCGAAAGCGGTATCCCAGGTTAATGGCATACCTGAATACCGCAAAAAATCTCGGGCTTTTGAAGCGCCGATTGCTCGCGGACCGGAATCCTTGGTACAAACAGGAACACCGAGACCCACCGATATTCCTATGCACCTACATGGGCCGAGGAAGTCATGGCAAGCCGCCGCTTCGCTTCATCTGGAACAGATCTCAGGCAATCGCCACGAATACCTACCTACTGTTATACCCTCGCCCGTCCTTAGCGGAAATGCTATCGCGGGATCCAACTGCCGCATCACGCGTGTTCGCAATGCTCCAACAAACTGCTGAGGTCGGCTTTCGTGAGTATGGGAGAGTGCACGCAGGGGGACTAGTCAAAATCGAACCCCGAGAACTGTTGGAAGTGCGTTTAGAGGTCCCTTCAAGCTTGGCGATTGATGCAATCACCGATCAGCAAGAATTTTTCAGATGA
- a CDS encoding sigma-70 family RNA polymerase sigma factor, whose translation MESTLASLIDAAEKGEGAAAEALFTTLYSELHRLAKQQLARDGRGLTIGVTTLLHEAYLDMAGRSDAEFPDRARFMGYAARVMRTLIIDHVRNRQAQKRGGLFELTSLTNDPVESSADERELTEISEALDKLAVVDPELAELVDMKFFCGFSFGEIAAMHKISERTVKRQWRKARIYLHRELSTEIPA comes from the coding sequence TTGGAATCGACTTTAGCCTCGCTTATCGACGCGGCAGAAAAAGGAGAGGGGGCAGCAGCCGAAGCCCTGTTCACTACCCTCTACTCTGAACTGCACCGTCTGGCGAAGCAGCAACTGGCGCGTGACGGGCGCGGACTCACCATCGGTGTCACAACCCTGCTGCATGAAGCCTACCTTGACATGGCAGGGCGTAGCGACGCCGAGTTTCCCGACCGTGCCCGTTTTATGGGCTATGCGGCGCGAGTCATGCGAACGCTCATTATTGATCATGTGCGGAACCGGCAGGCCCAGAAGCGGGGCGGGCTGTTTGAACTGACGTCGCTGACGAATGATCCGGTCGAGAGTTCCGCGGACGAGCGCGAGCTGACCGAGATCAGCGAAGCCCTGGACAAGTTGGCAGTCGTGGACCCGGAACTGGCGGAGTTGGTGGATATGAAGTTTTTCTGCGGCTTTTCCTTCGGCGAGATTGCCGCGATGCACAAGATATCGGAGCGCACGGTAAAGCGGCAATGGCGGAAGGCGCGCATCTATCTTCATCGGGAACTAAGCACCGAGATTCCGGCGTGA